Part of the Brassica oleracea var. oleracea cultivar TO1000 chromosome C8, BOL, whole genome shotgun sequence genome is shown below.
NNNNNNNNNNNNNNNNNNNNNNNNNNNNNNNNNNNNNNNNNNNNNNNNNNNNNNNNNNNNNNNNNNNNNNNNNNNNNNNNNNNNNNNNNNNNNNNNNNNNNNNNNNNNNNNNNNNNNNNNNNNNNNNNNNNNNNNNNNNNNNNNNNNNNNNNNNNNNNNNNNNNNNNNNNNNNNNNNNNNNNNNNNNNNNNNNNNNNNNNNNNNNNNNNNNNNNNNNNNNNNNNNNNNNNNNNNNNNNNNNNNNNNNNNNNNNNNNNNNNNNNNNNNNNNNNNNNNNNNNNNNNNNNNNNNNNNNNNNNNNNNNNNNNNNNNNNNNNNNNNNNNNNNNNNNNNNNNNNNNNNNNNNNNNNNNNNNNNNNNNNNNNNNNNNNNNNNNNNNNNNNNNNNNNNNNNNNNNNNNNNNNNNNNNNNNNNNNNNNNNNNNNNNNNNNNNNNNNNNNNNNNNNNNNNNNNNNNNNNNNNNNNNNNNNNNNNNNNNNNNNNNNNNNNNNNNNNNNNNNNNNNNNNNNNNNNNNNNNNNNNNNNNNNNNNNNNNNNNNNNNNNNNNNNNNNNNNNNNNNNNNNNNNNNNNNNNNNNNNNNNNNNNNNNNNNNNNNNNNNNNNNNNNNNNNNNNNNNNNNNNNNNNNNNNNNNNNNNNNNNNNNNNNNNNNNNNNNNNNNNNNNNNNNNNNNNNNNNNNNNNNNNNNNNNNNNNNNNNNNNNNNNNNNNNNNNNNNNNNNNCCTCATGTAAGTCGATATCTTTGAGAGTAGGTGGTCTCCAATCCGCAGGCTTAAATGAAGTCAGTGGAGTAACGCATTCAGCTGGTTCTTCGCCATTGAGTTTTTGTGATGGATCGAAACCTTTAACATATGATGATTGAGAAAGGTTTCCCATGGCATCTTGTAAGTACTCTTGGGTCTCCATTTCTACTTTGATGTTTGATGATTGTGACAAATTCTTCAAAAAATCCATCATGTCGTCCTCAGAATTTTGAACATCCTGTTAATACAACCAAGCATAACATTAATAGAAGGGTTTTTCACTTCATACAAATAAAATTACAATCAAGTCAACCGTTATGCCACATAACAAAATACAACCATATTACAGCCGTGTCAAACTACATAGCAATTACAACAAAAGACAAAGAACAGAACATTACAAAAGATTCAAACCCGATATGGAACATTACAAAAGATTCATTTTTTTGTTACCTTTCTTACTGGCCTAGGGCTACGATGAACCGCAGGAGGAGGCAAACTCTCAGCTGCCTTGCCATTGGCTTTTCCCTTTGCTGCTGAAGGACCCGGACTCTGTGATGATTTGTCTTGGTCTTTCCCCTCTGATTGTGAAGGACCCGAAATCTCAGATGCTCTGGTTTTTCCCTCTGTATGTGAAGGACCCGTAACTTGAGACATCGTTTCCTTGAGTTGAGCCATCTCATTATGGACCTTGTCAAAATGCTCTTGAATGTCCTTTTGCACCAGCTCCTTTAAAGAGTTGAAAGAAGAGGTGAACAAACCTTCAATGAAGGTCTTCAGATCACCGGAGACACCACTGTTATGCTCAGCCGCCCGTTGACAAAGCAGTTGTTTCTTTCGAGACTCGACACCTGGATCAATAAGCTTGCGCTTGCCCCTTTTCGTAACAACAATTGGTTCCTCTGCAACAACAGTCGGTTCCTCTGCAATAACAGACGGTTCCTCTGTGACATCTTCGACTTCAACATCTTCTTCTGAATCAGAAAGCTCCACATTTCGAGGCAAAGCCTCAACTTCC
Proteins encoded:
- the LOC106308882 gene encoding uncharacterized protein LOC106308882, which encodes MNAKQDWNQFAWEVEALPRNVELSDSEEDVEVEDVTEEPSVIAEEPTVVAEEPIVVTKRGKRKLIDPGVESRKKQLLCQRAAEHNSGVSGDLKTFIEGLFTSSFNSLKELVQKDIQEHFDKVHNEMAQLKETMSQVTGPSHTEGKTRASEISGPSQSEGKDQDKSSQSPGPSAAKGKANGKAAESLPPPAVHRSPRPVRKDVQNSEDDMMDFLKNLSQSSNIKVEMETQEYLQDAMGNLSQSSYVKEVFDCEGLKYNKEVEPFAILIPRIVKAVQSSKNRQQVKVKQYTRKKENHLFKWVDDALFDEIQRIDEHQTRIAEEIEDLRSSMKKTVEEEVMKHKNSIDVGCLGSILTILCLWSKRD